The following is a genomic window from Mycolicibacterium sp. TY81.
CGCCATGCCCGTCGCAGATCCGACGCACGACGCTAGGTGGGTGCCCATGCGACGGACAGACGCAAAAGCCGCCCCGGTCACCAGGACCGGGGCGGCTTTCTACAGCGTCATGAGACGGGCAGAGTCACCAGCTGGACTTCTGCACGCCGGGCAGCTCGCCGGCGTGGGCCATCTCCCGCAGGCAGATTCGGCACAGGCCGAACTTGCGGAACACCGAGTGCGGGCGACCGCACTTGTTGCAGCGGGTGTAGCCACGCACTGCGAACTTCGGCTTCTTGTTGGCCTTGTTGACCAGAGCCTTCTTTGCCATTGTCAGTTCTCCTTGAACGGGAAGCCCAGGGCCCGCAGCAACGCACGGCCTTCGTCGTCGGTGGTGGCCGAGGTGACGACCGTGATGTCCATGCCGCGGGGGCGGTCGATCGAGTCGACGTCGATCTCGTGGAACATCGACTGCTCGTTGAGGCCGAAGGTGTAGTTGCCGCTGCCGTCGAACTGCTTGGCCGACAGACCGCGGAAGTCGCGGATACGGGGCAGTGCGATGGAGATCAGGCGGTCCAGGAACTCCCACATGCGGTCGCCACGGAGGGTGACGCGGCAGCCGATCGGCATGCCCTCACGCAGCTTGAACTGCGCGATGGACTTGCGGGCCTTGCGGATTTCCGGCTTCTGGCCGGTGATCAGCGTCAGGTCGTTGACCGCGCCGTTGATCAGCTTGGCGTCGCGGGCGGCGTCACCGACACCCATGTTGACGACAACCTTGACCACGCCGGGGATCTGCATGACGTTGGCGTAGTTGAATTCATTGTTGAGCGCGTCGCGGATCTCTTCGCGGTAACGCGTCTTCAGCCGGGGCTGAGTGTTTTCCACAGTGGTCATCTCAGATGTCCTTGCCATTGCGCTTAGAGATACGGACCTTCTTGCCGCTCTCCTCATCGACGCGGTAGCCGATGCGGGTCGCGTTGCCGTCGGAGTCGACCACCATCACGTTGGAAACGTGGATCGGCGCCTCCTGGGTGACGATGCCACCCGACGATGCACCGCGCTCGTTCTGCGACTGCGCAGTGTGCTTCTTGATCCGGTTGACGCCCTCAACGAGCACCTTGTTGCGGGTCGGGTAGGCCTCGATGACCTTGCCCTTGGCGCCCTTGTCCTTGCCGGCGATGACCAGCACGGTGTCGCCCTTGTGCACCTTCATCACAAAACCTCCGGGGCCAGCGAGACGATCTTCATGAACTTCTTCTCGCGCAGTTCGCGACCGACCGGCCCGAAGATGCGGGTACCACGGGGGTCATTGTCGTTCTTGATGATGACGGCGGCGTTCTCGTCGAACTTGATGTAGCTGCCGTCCGGCCGGCGGCGCTCCTTGACGGTGCGCACGACGACGGCCTTGACCACGTCACCACGCTTGACGTTGCCGCCCGGGATGGCGTCCTTGACGGTCGCCACGATGATGTCGCCGATGCCGGCGTAGCGCCGCGACGAGCCACCGAGCACGCGGATGCAAAGGATTTCCTTTGCGCCCGTGTTGTCGGCGACCTTGAGTCGCGATTCCTGCTGAATCACTCGATCTCCTGACCTGGGTTTTGTATGCACGCCAGATACCGACCTGGACGTGCGCGGTCTTGTTGTCCAAGGGCACGCAGAGTCAGCGTGTGACCGGGGTCTGCCCTGGGCAACCCTTACATAGTAGGCGAGCAGCCATAACGCTCCAAATCGCTGCTCAACCAGCCTCGAAAACATCGAGATGGTCGCTGCCGTTCGTCGGCAGCGACCATCTCGTCGTTCTGGAACAGCCGGCGATCAGCCCCCGATGCCCCAGCCCAGGACCCGCGACGTCAGCAGCACCAGCGCCAATGACACCGTTGCCACCACGACCAGGCCGATCACCGCGACGACGAGCGGGCGCCAGCCGGTGCGCGCGATCTGCCGGAAGTCGGTG
Proteins encoded in this region:
- the rplN gene encoding 50S ribosomal protein L14, whose translation is MIQQESRLKVADNTGAKEILCIRVLGGSSRRYAGIGDIIVATVKDAIPGGNVKRGDVVKAVVVRTVKERRRPDGSYIKFDENAAVIIKNDNDPRGTRIFGPVGRELREKKFMKIVSLAPEVL
- the rplE gene encoding 50S ribosomal protein L5 — its product is MTTVENTQPRLKTRYREEIRDALNNEFNYANVMQIPGVVKVVVNMGVGDAARDAKLINGAVNDLTLITGQKPEIRKARKSIAQFKLREGMPIGCRVTLRGDRMWEFLDRLISIALPRIRDFRGLSAKQFDGSGNYTFGLNEQSMFHEIDVDSIDRPRGMDITVVTSATTDDEGRALLRALGFPFKEN
- the rplX gene encoding 50S ribosomal protein L24, which translates into the protein MKVHKGDTVLVIAGKDKGAKGKVIEAYPTRNKVLVEGVNRIKKHTAQSQNERGASSGGIVTQEAPIHVSNVMVVDSDGNATRIGYRVDEESGKKVRISKRNGKDI
- a CDS encoding type Z 30S ribosomal protein S14; the protein is MAKKALVNKANKKPKFAVRGYTRCNKCGRPHSVFRKFGLCRICLREMAHAGELPGVQKSSW